One window of the Desulfuromonas acetoxidans DSM 684 genome contains the following:
- a CDS encoding REP-associated tyrosine transposase has product MPRIARIVVPEYPHHVTQRGNNRATVFFDNEDRQQYLKLLAKYSKAFSLQIWAYCLMDNHVHLLVVPENEDSLARGIGLTNQVYTQYLNRKLKQSGRIWQNRFFSCLVEQDDYLWTVARYIERNPVKSGTVEKAEDYRWSSARAHLTSGCDDLLHSPSWLDDKDKSAYADFVMQSDDKAEDHLRSATCTGRPFGSEGFIDTMEETLQTTLRPRKPGRPRKTGERP; this is encoded by the coding sequence ATGCCAAGAATAGCCCGCATTGTCGTTCCCGAATATCCCCACCACGTCACTCAGCGCGGTAACAACCGTGCGACTGTCTTTTTTGACAATGAAGATCGCCAGCAATACCTCAAACTGCTGGCAAAATACAGCAAGGCGTTTTCTTTGCAGATTTGGGCTTATTGTTTAATGGACAACCATGTTCATTTGCTCGTGGTTCCCGAAAATGAGGACTCTTTGGCTCGCGGCATTGGCCTGACAAATCAAGTCTATACGCAATATCTCAATCGCAAATTGAAGCAAAGCGGTCGTATTTGGCAAAACCGGTTCTTTTCATGTCTGGTTGAACAGGATGACTATCTGTGGACGGTGGCACGCTATATCGAACGGAACCCGGTCAAATCAGGCACAGTGGAAAAGGCGGAAGATTACCGCTGGTCCAGCGCCAGGGCTCATCTCACCTCTGGCTGTGATGATCTTTTACATTCACCCTCCTGGCTTGATGACAAAGACAAGTCAGCCTATGCCGATTTTGTCATGCAGAGTGACGACAAAGCTGAAGACCACTTGCGTAGCGCAACCTGCACGGGTCGCCCGTTCGGCTCTGAGGGGTTTATCGATACGATGGAAGAGACATTGCAGACCACATTAAGGCCCCGCAAACCGGGCAGGCCAAGAAAAACCGGGGAGCGTCCCTAG
- a CDS encoding transposase codes for MLEIGDPSRFHSSREAISYCGLCSAQRESAGKEQRGPLSKKRNKHLQTILIEAAELAPRWNAQLAELHEKELAKGNRNRATLAVARKLVEYLLAVDRRGTAFEERQSQVA; via the coding sequence GTGTTGGAGATTGGCGATCCAAGCCGCTTTCACTCAAGCCGGGAAGCCATTAGCTATTGCGGACTGTGCAGCGCACAGCGAGAGTCTGCCGGGAAAGAGCAACGAGGACCGCTTTCCAAAAAGCGCAACAAGCACCTCCAGACCATACTGATCGAAGCCGCCGAACTGGCTCCACGATGGAATGCTCAACTGGCAGAATTACATGAAAAAGAGTTGGCCAAAGGCAATCGCAACCGAGCCACTTTAGCGGTTGCACGCAAACTGGTTGAATATCTGTTGGCCGTTGATCGACGCGGTACAGCTTTTGAGGAGAGACAATCTCAGGTCGCCTGA
- a CDS encoding cobyrinate a,c-diamide synthase, protein MTGCPRLVIAGSHSGVGKSSLTLALVAALRQRGLTVQTFKVGPDYLDPGHLSRVSGRPCYNLDGWMCGRDYVTRLFAERSADADIAIIEGVMGLYDGSSPASLDGSTAQIADWLQAPVALVVNSHGMARSLAALVHGYASFEPAITLAGVIANFCGSDSHATLLTQALQAANLPPLLGAVPRNALPALPSRHLGLVSATETSWNAALIQQLAGAAEQHLNLDHLLQQARNAPSLPPIPPAPPIKVIANGTVRLAIARDAAFQFYYQDLFDALEQRGVQLVFFSPLEDKELPAGCNGLYLGGGYPEEHAEQLSSNHTMLNSIREFCNSDRPVYAECGGLMYLSQGLLKEEKSWPYVGILPSWTRMCSRRKRLGYMEVTLQQSTLFGATGAQLRGHEFHYSELCNYPLNNPVWEAAYQARANRDGSLHDEGYSSMQVLTSYIHLHLTSSPNALDRFLSVLQEVVSTSEHKMQR, encoded by the coding sequence TTGACCGGCTGTCCACGGCTGGTGATCGCCGGCAGCCACAGCGGCGTCGGCAAATCGTCCCTGACCTTGGCGCTGGTTGCGGCCCTGCGTCAACGCGGCCTCACCGTGCAGACCTTCAAGGTCGGGCCGGACTACCTCGACCCCGGCCACCTCAGCCGGGTGTCGGGCCGCCCGTGCTACAACCTCGACGGCTGGATGTGCGGCCGCGACTACGTCACCCGCCTGTTTGCCGAGCGCAGCGCCGATGCCGACATCGCCATCATTGAAGGAGTGATGGGCCTTTACGACGGCAGCAGCCCGGCCAGCCTCGACGGCAGCACCGCCCAGATCGCCGACTGGCTCCAGGCTCCCGTGGCCCTGGTGGTCAACAGCCACGGCATGGCCCGCAGCCTTGCCGCCCTGGTCCACGGCTACGCCAGCTTTGAGCCCGCCATCACCCTGGCCGGAGTGATCGCCAACTTCTGCGGCTCCGACTCCCACGCCACCCTGCTCACTCAAGCATTGCAGGCCGCCAACCTGCCACCGCTACTCGGTGCCGTACCGCGCAACGCCCTACCGGCTCTGCCCAGCCGCCACCTCGGTCTGGTCTCCGCCACGGAAACCTCATGGAACGCTGCCCTCATCCAGCAACTCGCCGGTGCCGCGGAGCAGCACCTCAACCTCGACCACCTGCTGCAACAGGCACGCAATGCGCCATCACTGCCACCAATACCGCCCGCGCCCCCGATCAAAGTTATCGCAAACGGCACTGTGCGTCTGGCTATTGCCCGCGATGCCGCCTTTCAGTTTTACTATCAGGACCTGTTCGACGCTCTGGAGCAACGTGGCGTGCAGTTAGTGTTTTTCTCGCCATTGGAAGACAAGGAACTGCCCGCCGGCTGCAACGGCCTCTACCTCGGCGGCGGCTACCCGGAAGAACACGCTGAGCAACTATCGAGCAATCACACCATGCTCAACAGTATCCGGGAGTTCTGCAACAGTGACCGCCCCGTGTATGCCGAGTGCGGTGGATTGATGTATCTCAGTCAGGGGTTACTGAAAGAAGAGAAAAGCTGGCCGTATGTCGGCATCCTGCCAAGTTGGACCCGAATGTGCTCACGTCGTAAGCGTCTTGGGTATATGGAAGTGACTTTGCAGCAGTCTACGTTGTTTGGTGCTACGGGTGCGCAACTACGTGGGCATGAGTTTCATTATTCGGAATTGTGTAATTATCCGTTGAATAATCCGGTCTGGGAAGCTGCTTATCAGGCACGTGCTAATCGTGACGGGTCGTTACACGATGAAGGGTATTCCTCAATGCAAGTTTTAACGAGCTATATCCATTTGCATCTGACTTCGTCACCAAATGCATTAGATAGATTTCTCTCGGTGTTGCAAGAGGTAGTGTCGACTTCAGAACATAAAATGCAAAGATGA
- the cobA gene encoding uroporphyrinogen-III C-methyltransferase, producing the protein MNKTTQVYLVGAGPGDSGLITVKGKRCLQRADVVLYDRLCNPALLGDVSPAAEQIYVGKNMGHHALPQEQINALLVEKAREDKVVVRLKGGDPFVFGRGGEEIDTLAEAGIPFEVVPGVTAGFAAGAYAGIPLTHRDFTTSVTLVTGHLNTRKDPQRDIDWPALGRGHGTLVFYMGLTNIATICDELIRHGRAEDTPVAVVSHASTPQQRTLIATLADAPQQVAQQGVTSPAVILIGDVVTLHERLDWFQSSLTTEATSAESPSKAADTTPQDDTARTNILIFTGNGKGKSTAAFGMALRAVGHGQRVHILQFMKNDPDVGELAALERLGVPVEQCGLGFVPKPDHPLYAAHREAAEQGLARAEAAIFSGNHDLIILDELCGTVARGLLDEHKVVDLLRRAPAPLTLVLTGRHAVPALIDLADTVSEIQPVKHAFEQGIPARKGVEF; encoded by the coding sequence GTGAATAAAACAACGCAGGTTTATCTGGTGGGTGCCGGTCCCGGCGACAGCGGCCTGATCACGGTCAAAGGCAAACGCTGCCTGCAACGCGCCGACGTGGTGCTTTACGACCGGCTGTGCAATCCAGCCCTGTTGGGCGATGTGTCCCCGGCAGCGGAACAGATCTACGTCGGCAAAAACATGGGCCATCACGCCCTGCCCCAGGAGCAGATCAATGCGTTACTGGTCGAGAAAGCGCGTGAGGACAAAGTGGTGGTGCGCCTCAAGGGCGGCGATCCGTTTGTGTTCGGCCGTGGCGGCGAGGAGATCGACACCCTGGCCGAGGCGGGCATTCCGTTTGAAGTGGTGCCGGGCGTCACCGCCGGGTTCGCCGCCGGAGCCTACGCGGGCATCCCCCTGACCCATCGCGACTTCACCACCAGCGTCACCCTGGTCACCGGTCATCTCAACACCCGCAAAGACCCGCAGCGCGATATCGACTGGCCCGCTCTGGGTCGCGGTCACGGCACCCTGGTGTTTTACATGGGCTTGACCAACATCGCCACCATCTGCGACGAGCTGATCCGCCACGGCCGCGCAGAAGACACGCCGGTGGCCGTGGTCAGCCATGCCTCCACCCCGCAGCAACGCACCCTCATCGCCACCCTGGCCGATGCACCGCAACAGGTCGCCCAACAGGGCGTCACCAGCCCGGCGGTGATCCTGATTGGTGACGTGGTGACACTGCATGAGCGGTTGGACTGGTTCCAGAGCAGCCTGACGACGGAAGCAACATCAGCGGAGTCCCCCTCCAAAGCGGCCGACACCACGCCGCAGGATGACACCGCGCGCACCAATATTCTCATCTTTACCGGCAACGGCAAGGGCAAGTCCACTGCGGCCTTCGGCATGGCGTTGCGCGCCGTCGGCCACGGCCAGCGTGTGCACATCCTCCAGTTCATGAAGAACGACCCCGATGTCGGCGAACTGGCCGCGCTGGAACGGCTCGGCGTGCCCGTCGAGCAATGCGGCCTCGGCTTCGTGCCCAAGCCGGATCATCCCCTGTACGCCGCCCACCGTGAAGCCGCCGAGCAGGGGCTGGCCCGCGCCGAAGCCGCCATCTTCAGCGGCAACCACGACCTGATCATCCTCGACGAACTGTGCGGCACCGTGGCACGGGGTCTGCTCGACGAACACAAGGTGGTCGATCTGCTGCGCCGCGCCCCGGCCCCGCTTACCCTGGTGCTCACCGGCCGTCACGCCGTGCCCGCCCTCATCGATCTGGCCGATACGGTCAGCGAAATTCAGCCCGTCAAGCACGCCTTTGAGCAGGGCATTCCGGCACGCAAGGGGGTGGAGTTTTGA
- the cobK gene encoding precorrin-6A reductase, whose protein sequence is MNDAPHILLLGGTSETAPLAVKLATVGYQVLVSTATDADLAVGDHPAICRRCGRLDRDQLAALIEYDRMAAVIDATHPYARDVHQAARDAATHSQRPYLRYQRQALVEASGAVVTARDHDEAAQLACAAGRPVLLTTGSRHLGPYVAAAQHNGIALYARMLNHPEAVAACEQAGLAEQGRIFGRGPFSLEQNRALIRHYHIGVLVTKDSGRAGGVAEKLAAARQEQCRVIVVQRPDETTDNTFDDMDRLIAALQQCCPPIPAVLKTGELK, encoded by the coding sequence ATGAATGACGCACCCCACATACTGCTGCTCGGCGGCACCAGTGAAACCGCGCCCCTGGCCGTCAAACTGGCCACGGTAGGCTATCAGGTGCTGGTGTCGACAGCCACGGATGCCGATCTCGCTGTCGGTGATCATCCGGCCATCTGCCGCCGCTGTGGTCGTTTGGACCGCGACCAGCTTGCCGCGCTGATCGAATACGACCGCATGGCGGCGGTCATCGACGCCACCCACCCCTATGCCCGCGACGTGCATCAGGCGGCACGGGATGCGGCCACGCACAGCCAGCGCCCCTACCTGCGCTACCAGCGTCAGGCCTTGGTGGAAGCGTCCGGCGCAGTGGTGACGGCCCGCGATCATGACGAAGCGGCACAGCTGGCCTGCGCCGCTGGGCGGCCGGTGCTACTCACCACCGGCTCGCGCCATCTCGGCCCCTATGTGGCGGCGGCCCAGCACAACGGCATCGCACTCTATGCCCGCATGCTCAATCATCCCGAGGCCGTGGCCGCCTGTGAGCAGGCTGGGTTAGCCGAGCAGGGGCGCATCTTCGGGCGCGGCCCGTTCAGCCTCGAACAGAACCGTGCCCTGATCCGCCATTACCACATCGGTGTGCTGGTCACCAAGGACAGCGGCCGTGCCGGTGGCGTGGCGGAAAAGCTCGCAGCCGCCCGCCAGGAACAGTGCCGGGTGATCGTGGTGCAACGGCCCGACGAAACAACGGACAATACTTTTGACGACATGGACCGGCTGATCGCGGCACTCCAGCAGTGCTGCCCGCCGATCCCAGCGGTCTTAAAAACAGGAGAATTGAAGTGA
- the cobJ gene encoding precorrin-3B C(17)-methyltransferase, with protein MTTSENSLQRHHHRHCPGKLSLIGLGPGSIVDRTARATEAICASEVIVGYGPYVDSIADLITNQQVITSGMMKESERCRAALDAARSGKRVALISSGDAGMYGMAGLAMEMAAADGDHIAMEVIPGVTAANSAAALLGAPLMLDSATISLSDLLVPWEMIVTRLEAVAAADLVVSLYNPRSKKRVMQLEEATRIFRAQRPGTTPVGIATAVGSADQQVVLTDLDHLLEQEVGMRSVVIIGNSTTCVMDGRMVTPRGYYEKKDREQE; from the coding sequence ATTACTACTTCAGAAAACAGCCTTCAACGGCATCACCATCGCCATTGCCCGGGAAAACTGTCCCTCATTGGCTTAGGCCCCGGCAGCATCGTCGACCGCACCGCCCGCGCCACCGAGGCCATTTGCGCCAGCGAGGTGATCGTTGGCTACGGCCCTTATGTGGACAGCATTGCCGACCTGATCACGAATCAGCAGGTGATCACCTCAGGGATGATGAAAGAGTCTGAGCGTTGCCGCGCCGCCCTCGATGCAGCCCGCTCAGGCAAACGGGTGGCGCTGATCTCGTCGGGCGATGCCGGGATGTACGGCATGGCCGGGCTGGCCATGGAGATGGCGGCGGCCGATGGCGACCACATTGCCATGGAGGTGATTCCCGGTGTGACCGCAGCCAACTCGGCGGCAGCCCTGCTCGGCGCACCGCTGATGCTCGACAGCGCCACCATCAGCCTCAGCGACCTGCTGGTGCCGTGGGAGATGATCGTCACCCGCCTCGAAGCCGTGGCCGCCGCCGATCTGGTGGTGTCGCTGTACAACCCGCGCAGCAAAAAGCGGGTGATGCAGCTCGAAGAGGCAACGCGCATTTTCCGCGCCCAGCGTCCCGGCACCACGCCGGTCGGCATTGCCACAGCCGTGGGCAGCGCCGATCAGCAGGTGGTGCTCACCGACCTTGACCATCTGCTGGAGCAGGAGGTGGGCATGCGCTCGGTGGTGATCATCGGCAACTCCACCACCTGCGTGATGGATGGCCGCATGGTGACGCCGCGCGGCTACTATGAGAAAAAAGATCGCGAACAGGAATAA
- a CDS encoding cobalamin biosynthesis protein, producing MTTAVITFSPQGLKVMQRIAAHMAVDQYLHQAIAAPPGVTPFERVVALTGEIFSRYEGLVYVAPCGVVVRAIAPLVDSKLRDPAVVCLDVGARHAMSVLSGHEGGANDLAIAVANVTGAEPVISTTTEAVKDLIVGIGCRKGKSAADIINAITTALAGLDLPLERVRFLATADVKAEEAGLLEAAAQLNIPLRVIDSDLIRHSTRPFGHSEFVASHVQLPAVSEPAALLAGRRTSLLLQKTAFNGITIAIARENCPSLA from the coding sequence ATGACCACGGCCGTGATCACCTTTTCACCGCAAGGTCTCAAGGTGATGCAGCGCATTGCCGCCCACATGGCCGTGGATCAGTACCTGCATCAGGCCATTGCCGCCCCGCCCGGCGTGACGCCGTTTGAGCGGGTTGTCGCCCTGACCGGTGAGATTTTCAGCCGCTACGAAGGCCTGGTGTATGTGGCACCATGCGGCGTGGTGGTGCGCGCTATTGCCCCGCTGGTCGACAGCAAACTGCGCGATCCGGCCGTGGTGTGCCTTGATGTCGGCGCGCGCCACGCCATGAGCGTGCTCAGCGGCCATGAGGGCGGCGCCAATGATCTGGCCATTGCCGTGGCGAATGTCACCGGCGCGGAACCGGTGATCTCCACCACCACCGAGGCGGTCAAGGATCTCATCGTCGGCATCGGTTGCCGCAAGGGCAAAAGCGCCGCAGATATTATCAATGCCATTACCACGGCCCTAGCCGGGCTGGATCTGCCGCTGGAGCGGGTGCGCTTTCTCGCCACCGCCGATGTCAAGGCCGAGGAGGCCGGGCTGCTGGAGGCAGCAGCGCAACTCAACATCCCGCTTCGGGTGATCGACTCTGACCTGATCCGCCACAGCACGCGGCCGTTCGGCCATTCGGAGTTTGTCGCCAGTCACGTACAACTGCCCGCGGTGAGTGAACCCGCGGCCCTACTTGCAGGACGGAGGACGTCATTACTACTTCAGAAAACAGCCTTCAACGGCATCACCATCGCCATTGCCCGGGAAAACTGTCCCTCATTGGCTTAG
- the cobM gene encoding precorrin-4 C(11)-methyltransferase has protein sequence MKVIFVGAGPGDPDLLTVKAQRLLRQCRICVYAGSLVSPEVVGLVPKDAALHDSASMTLEQIEAVFVSGQQQNTDVIRLHTGDPAIYGAIREQMNVLDRLGIDYEVVPGVSSFQAAAAALKTELTAPEIAQTIILSRTSGRTPMPAKQELAELARTESTLCLFLSVHKLATVADELIPYYGADCPIGVIFRASWPDEMIVEGTLTDIAPKVTEAGITKTAMIIVGPALSRDIPVSKLYHRHFSHGYRSADGSAETSDGAES, from the coding sequence ATGAAAGTCATCTTCGTCGGCGCCGGTCCCGGCGACCCGGACCTGCTCACCGTCAAGGCCCAGCGCCTGCTGCGCCAGTGCCGCATCTGCGTTTATGCCGGATCCCTGGTCAGCCCGGAAGTGGTCGGCCTGGTCCCCAAGGACGCCGCGCTGCACGACTCCGCATCCATGACCCTGGAGCAGATTGAGGCGGTGTTCGTCAGCGGTCAACAACAAAATACCGACGTCATCCGCCTGCACACCGGCGACCCGGCCATTTACGGTGCTATCCGTGAACAAATGAACGTCCTCGACCGCCTCGGTATCGACTACGAGGTGGTGCCCGGCGTCAGCTCCTTCCAGGCTGCGGCCGCCGCGCTCAAGACTGAACTGACAGCGCCGGAGATCGCCCAAACCATCATCCTCAGCCGCACCTCGGGGCGCACGCCCATGCCCGCCAAGCAGGAGCTGGCCGAGCTGGCACGCACCGAATCGACCCTGTGCCTGTTTCTGTCGGTGCACAAGCTGGCCACGGTGGCGGATGAGCTGATCCCCTATTACGGCGCGGACTGCCCTATCGGCGTGATCTTTCGCGCCAGTTGGCCGGATGAAATGATCGTCGAGGGCACCTTGACGGATATCGCGCCCAAGGTGACGGAGGCGGGCATCACCAAGACGGCCATGATCATTGTCGGCCCGGCCTTATCCCGTGACATTCCGGTGTCGAAACTGTATCACCGCCACTTCAGCCACGGCTATCGTAGCGCCGATGGCAGTGCTGAAACCAGCGACGGAGCCGAGTCATGA
- the cobI gene encoding precorrin-2 C(20)-methyltransferase, which translates to MTQPQQGTFYGVGVGPGDPELLTLKAVRVLNRCDAIYVPTSRLSRQTYVADIAASHAAADCAIVPVTFSLADHAATRQQHWHETALEIAGRLQAGQDVALVTLGDALLYSTYIYLLRALYAVFPQAQVETVPGISAVSAIAALTCCPLGEGEQPLTIIPAANDLEKLRTLITSGSGVAIMKIGRRLAQLIELLDQCEALERSVFVARAGLPEQRMELDLNQLRDAPEDTGHLSVILVAPKCEEES; encoded by the coding sequence ATGACCCAGCCGCAACAGGGAACGTTTTACGGCGTCGGTGTCGGCCCCGGTGACCCGGAACTGCTCACCCTCAAAGCGGTGCGCGTGCTGAACCGGTGCGACGCCATCTACGTGCCGACCTCGCGCCTCAGTCGTCAAACCTATGTCGCCGACATTGCCGCCAGCCATGCGGCGGCGGATTGCGCCATCGTGCCGGTGACCTTTTCCCTGGCCGATCACGCCGCCACACGCCAGCAGCACTGGCATGAGACCGCGCTGGAGATCGCCGGTCGCTTGCAGGCCGGGCAGGATGTGGCCCTGGTTACGCTGGGTGATGCGCTGCTCTACTCGACCTACATCTACCTGCTACGCGCCTTGTATGCGGTGTTCCCGCAGGCTCAGGTTGAGACGGTGCCGGGCATCAGCGCCGTCAGCGCGATTGCCGCGCTCACTTGCTGCCCTCTCGGTGAAGGGGAGCAGCCGCTGACCATTATTCCGGCGGCCAATGATCTGGAAAAGCTGCGCACGTTGATCACTTCGGGCAGCGGTGTGGCCATCATGAAAATTGGTCGTCGTCTGGCGCAATTGATTGAACTGCTCGATCAGTGTGAGGCTCTGGAGCGCAGCGTGTTCGTTGCTCGTGCCGGGTTACCTGAGCAGCGGATGGAACTGGATCTGAACCAATTGCGCGATGCGCCTGAGGATACGGGGCATCTGTCGGTGATTTTGGTGGCGCCCAAATGTGAAGAGGAAAGTTAA
- the cbiE gene encoding precorrin-6y C5,15-methyltransferase (decarboxylating) subunit CbiE: MTPPIIIAGCGPGHGDYLTAAVRNAVTDADVLIGARHLLELFPEVKATRLTVGADIPAVLVEMEKHRDQQMVVLVSGDSGLFSLARRVQQHFGREHCQVIPGISSVQVACARLGIDWNDLRIISAHGRAPETTVDELRHWHKIAILAGTRAATEWAADLLDQLGTDYRAVVCENLTLAEEKIQQCDATALREASLASRTIIMLLHQEVTL; encoded by the coding sequence ATGACACCGCCTATTATCATCGCCGGTTGCGGCCCCGGCCATGGCGACTATCTGACTGCGGCGGTTCGCAATGCCGTGACTGATGCCGACGTACTGATCGGAGCACGCCATCTGCTGGAGCTGTTCCCAGAGGTCAAAGCCACGCGCCTGACCGTTGGGGCCGATATCCCGGCGGTGCTCGTGGAGATGGAAAAACACCGCGACCAACAGATGGTGGTGCTGGTGTCCGGCGACAGCGGCCTGTTCAGCTTGGCGCGCCGCGTTCAGCAGCATTTCGGCCGCGAGCACTGCCAAGTGATCCCCGGCATCAGCTCGGTGCAGGTTGCCTGCGCCCGGTTGGGCATCGACTGGAACGATCTACGCATCATCAGCGCCCATGGCCGCGCGCCCGAAACCACCGTTGACGAGCTGCGTCACTGGCACAAAATCGCCATCCTCGCCGGTACTCGGGCTGCCACCGAGTGGGCCGCTGATCTGCTGGATCAGTTGGGCACAGACTACCGGGCCGTGGTGTGCGAAAACCTCACCCTGGCCGAAGAGAAAATTCAACAATGTGATGCCACGGCATTGCGTGAGGCCAGCTTGGCGTCGCGCACCATCATTATGCTGCTGCATCAGGAGGTGACGCTATGA
- the cbiD gene encoding cobalt-precorrin-5B (C(1))-methyltransferase CbiD has product MSAELKGGITTGSCAALAAKAAALLLFRHERVEQVEIPLPDGSRLMWPVASLEQSNDTAEASIIKDAGDDPDVTHGARIRVRLTRLDDHNVMFRAGHGVGTVTVPGLALAVGEAAINPVPRTMITAAIREVTDHGVMVTVAVDGGEELAAKTFNPKLGIEGGISIIGTSGRVRPFSAPALQQSLKCALDICVASDTTAPVFVPGNMGRNAALRAFHLKTQQVVEVSNEWGYMLEQAQAHPFTALLMLGHPGKLAKLAMGQWNTHSGQSDSAVPFVADLAHQVVHHSLADTTTVEGVFMECLTAPQRRRVADRLAAAIQRNTAETFPASWLPQVVLINLRGEILGSAGDLQPWLRHLEEESL; this is encoded by the coding sequence ATGAGCGCCGAGCTGAAGGGTGGCATCACCACCGGCAGTTGTGCGGCGTTGGCGGCCAAGGCCGCAGCCTTGTTGCTGTTTCGCCATGAGCGGGTAGAACAGGTGGAAATCCCGTTGCCCGACGGCAGTCGTCTGATGTGGCCCGTGGCTTCGCTGGAGCAAAGCAACGACACCGCCGAGGCCAGCATCATCAAGGATGCTGGTGACGATCCCGATGTCACCCACGGCGCACGGATTCGCGTACGCCTGACGCGACTCGACGACCATAACGTGATGTTCCGCGCCGGACACGGCGTCGGCACCGTCACCGTGCCCGGCTTGGCTCTGGCTGTCGGTGAAGCCGCCATCAACCCGGTGCCGCGCACCATGATCACGGCGGCCATTCGCGAGGTCACTGATCACGGTGTCATGGTCACTGTGGCCGTGGACGGCGGCGAAGAGCTGGCGGCAAAAACCTTCAACCCAAAACTCGGTATTGAAGGTGGCATCTCCATCATCGGCACCAGCGGCCGAGTTCGCCCGTTCAGCGCCCCGGCCCTGCAGCAATCGCTCAAGTGCGCCCTCGACATCTGTGTTGCCAGCGACACCACCGCCCCGGTGTTTGTGCCGGGCAACATGGGGCGCAACGCTGCCCTGCGTGCGTTCCATCTCAAGACACAACAGGTGGTGGAGGTGAGTAACGAGTGGGGCTACATGCTCGAACAGGCGCAAGCGCACCCGTTTACAGCGCTGCTGATGCTCGGGCACCCCGGCAAGCTGGCCAAGCTGGCCATGGGTCAGTGGAACACCCACTCCGGCCAGTCCGACAGTGCCGTGCCCTTTGTCGCTGATCTGGCCCATCAGGTGGTACATCACTCCTTGGCTGACACCACCACCGTTGAAGGAGTCTTCATGGAGTGCCTGACCGCGCCGCAGCGTCGCCGGGTGGCGGATCGCCTCGCCGCAGCGATTCAACGCAACACCGCCGAGACATTCCCCGCCTCCTGGCTGCCACAGGTGGTGTTGATCAACCTCAGAGGCGAGATTCTCGGCAGCGCCGGAGACTTGCAGCCTTGGCTGCGCCATCTTGAGGAGGAGAGCCTATGA
- the cobI gene encoding precorrin-2 C(20)-methyltransferase: MTKFTATNPQPGHFYAVGIGPGSPDLLTLRAARLVEQCDVILSPQARTATKSLALEAVRPFLSNQEIIVLNYPMERNDQRTRQRWQQLADDVVQRCAHGQSVVQVTLGDPLIFATSSYLLQALADQMPADHLHVVPGISAFQTSASRFGEVLTLQEDRLTLMSATNLDAVAQALDHCETLVLYKAGGCIDSLMELLRQRNLLSQARLVSCGEQGDHELLVDDLSQWTMTPLSYMTTLIVKIGQRGWQENAAS, translated from the coding sequence ATGACAAAGTTCACCGCAACAAACCCACAACCCGGCCACTTCTACGCCGTCGGCATCGGCCCCGGTTCCCCAGACCTGCTCACCCTGCGCGCCGCACGCCTGGTCGAACAATGCGATGTCATCCTGTCGCCCCAGGCCAGAACCGCCACCAAAAGCCTCGCCCTCGAAGCCGTGCGCCCGTTCCTCAGCAATCAGGAGATCATCGTTCTCAACTACCCCATGGAGCGCAACGACCAGAGAACCCGCCAGCGCTGGCAACAGCTGGCCGACGACGTGGTGCAACGCTGCGCACACGGGCAATCCGTGGTCCAGGTGACCCTCGGCGATCCGTTGATCTTTGCCACCAGCTCCTACCTGTTGCAGGCCCTGGCCGATCAGATGCCCGCCGACCACCTGCACGTGGTGCCGGGCATCAGCGCCTTCCAGACCTCGGCCAGTCGCTTTGGCGAAGTGCTGACCCTGCAGGAGGACCGCCTGACCCTGATGTCGGCCACCAACCTTGACGCCGTGGCCCAAGCCCTTGACCACTGCGAAACCCTGGTGTTGTACAAAGCAGGCGGCTGTATTGACAGCCTGATGGAATTGTTGCGCCAACGCAACCTGCTCAGCCAAGCACGGCTGGTAAGCTGCGGCGAACAGGGTGATCACGAACTGCTGGTCGACGACCTGAGCCAATGGACCATGACGCCTTTGAGCTACATGACCACCCTGATCGTCAAAATCGGCCAACGCGGCTGGCAGGAGAACGCCGCGTCATGA